The DNA sequence ATCATCATCGTGATCAACAAGTGGGATGCCGTGCCGAAGGACACCCACACCCAGCCGGCCTATGCCGAACATGTGCGGCAGCAGCTCAACTTCCTCGACTATGTCCCCGCTCTCTTCGTTTCGGCCAAGACCGGCCAACGGGTCGAGCAGATCCTTCCGCTGGCGCTCCGCGTCCAGGAAGAGCGCCTGCGCCGCATCCCGACAGCGGCCCTCAACCGCCTGGTGCAGCAGGCGCAGGACCGGCACGCCCCACCTTCCCGGGCCGGCATGCGCCTGAAGATTCTGTACGCCTCCCAGGTGCGGAGCGACCCTCCCACCTTCCTGTTCCATGTCAACGACCCCAAGCTGGTCCACTTCACCTACACTCGATTCCTCGAAAACCGTATCCGCGAGGCGTACTCCTTCCTCGGG is a window from the Anaerolineales bacterium genome containing:
- a CDS encoding ribosome biogenesis GTPase Der: IIIVINKWDAVPKDTHTQPAYAEHVRQQLNFLDYVPALFVSAKTGQRVEQILPLALRVQEERLRRIPTAALNRLVQQAQDRHAPPSRAGMRLKILYASQVRSDPPTFLFHVNDPKLVHFTYTRFLENRIREAYSFLGTPILLVFRKRESKRA